From Bacillus sp. Bos-x628, the proteins below share one genomic window:
- a CDS encoding aromatic acid exporter family protein translates to MKLGARILKTGIAIVLALYLATWLGLPTPVFAGIAAVFAIQPSIYRSFLTIVDQVQANIIGAALAITFGLLFGTGPVIIGLTAVIVIAINLKLKIEHTIPIALVTVIAILESAGDHFLSFALIRTATVVLGVLSSFLVNLIFLPPKYETKLVHHIMENTEEILKWIRLSSRQSTDHSILKDDIDQIKERMIKLDHIYLLYKEERSYLKKTTYVKSRKLVLFRQAIMTSNRALYLLKKLHKLENEIHMMPEHFRESLTDEIDYLLYWHERTLMKFVGKMKPQDDDFQNECSLRLQTLTKSFIQHQQNQEHDLLDYNMLNVMSSIIEYRDELEHLDTLITSFQTYHPKDSEIETEEKEA, encoded by the coding sequence ATGAAACTTGGAGCCCGTATTTTAAAAACTGGTATTGCCATTGTACTCGCGCTTTACTTGGCAACATGGCTTGGGTTGCCAACGCCCGTCTTTGCGGGAATTGCAGCTGTATTTGCTATCCAGCCATCTATTTATCGATCATTTTTAACGATTGTTGATCAAGTGCAAGCCAACATTATTGGCGCAGCACTTGCCATTACGTTCGGTCTGCTATTTGGCACAGGACCTGTCATTATCGGTTTAACTGCCGTTATAGTCATCGCTATTAATTTAAAACTGAAAATTGAACACACCATTCCGATTGCACTTGTGACCGTCATCGCTATTTTAGAAAGTGCAGGAGATCACTTCCTTTCCTTTGCTTTAATACGAACGGCTACCGTGGTGTTAGGGGTACTTTCTTCATTCCTTGTGAATTTAATCTTTCTGCCGCCAAAGTATGAAACAAAGCTTGTGCATCATATTATGGAAAATACGGAGGAGATTTTAAAATGGATCCGTCTGAGCTCCAGACAGTCTACTGATCATTCCATTTTAAAGGATGACATCGATCAAATAAAGGAACGCATGATCAAATTAGATCATATTTACTTGTTGTATAAAGAAGAACGAAGCTATTTAAAGAAAACCACTTATGTGAAATCAAGAAAGCTGGTTTTATTCAGACAGGCCATTATGACATCAAATCGAGCCCTGTACTTGCTTAAAAAACTCCATAAATTAGAAAATGAAATTCATATGATGCCAGAACATTTCAGGGAGAGCTTAACCGATGAGATTGATTATTTACTATATTGGCACGAGCGAACCTTAATGAAGTTTGTCGGGAAAATGAAGCCTCAGGATGATGATTTTCAAAATGAGTGCTCTCTACGTCTTCAAACATTGACAAAATCTTTTATTCAGCATCAGCAAAACCAAGAGCACGACTTGCTTGATTACAATATGCTGAATGTCATGTCCAGCATCATTGAATACCGTGATGAATTGGAGCATTTAGATACATTAATTACAAGCTTCCAAACGTATCACCCAAAAGATAGTGAAATTGAAACAGAGGAAAAAGAAGCGTAA
- a CDS encoding ABC transporter ATP-binding protein has translation MGVIKRYMAFVTPYKKQIALTMVIGMIKFSIPLTLPLLLKYVIDDVIQGSGTAEEKTSSLLMIMGIMLFLFLIMRPPVEYYRQYYAQWTGSKVLFDIREKLFSHIQKLSLRYYANTRTGEIISRVINDVEQTKEFVITGLMNIWLDLMTVLIVIAIMCTLDIKLTIVSVIIFPLYAFAVKYFYGRLRKLTKERSQALAEVQGHLHERVQGMPVIRSFAIEEYEQENFHDENKNFLNKAINHTNWNAKTFAVVNTITDIAPLLIIAFAGYTVINGSLSIGTMIAFVGYIDRMYSPIRRLINSSTTLTQSIASMDRIFEFIDEPYEVTDRPHAKEANHLKGEVEFKNVSFRYENTQEEILHNISLKVEQGQTIALVGMSGGGKSTLVSLIPRFYDVTKGSLEMDGIDIKEYKVRSLRNHVGMVLQDTFLFSDTIKENIAVGNPEASFDEIVSAAKAANAHQFIMSLPEGYDTKVGERGVKLSGGQKQRISIARVFLKNPPLLILDEATSALDLESEHYIQEAMQKLAKDRTTFIVAHRLSTITHADQIVVMEKGEIVEKGTHEELMNRGDSHYRHLFTIQTLN, from the coding sequence ATGGGGGTCATTAAACGTTATATGGCTTTTGTTACACCGTATAAAAAACAGATTGCATTAACAATGGTAATCGGGATGATCAAATTCTCGATTCCCTTAACCTTGCCTCTGCTTTTAAAATATGTCATTGATGATGTGATTCAAGGATCAGGTACGGCTGAAGAAAAGACGTCCTCACTCCTTATGATCATGGGAATCATGCTCTTTTTATTTTTAATTATGAGACCGCCAGTTGAATACTATAGACAATATTATGCACAGTGGACAGGCAGTAAAGTGTTGTTTGATATTCGGGAAAAGCTGTTCTCACATATTCAAAAGCTAAGTCTCCGGTATTATGCAAATACGAGAACTGGTGAGATCATTTCAAGGGTTATTAACGATGTGGAGCAGACGAAGGAATTTGTGATTACAGGACTTATGAATATTTGGCTTGATTTGATGACGGTGCTGATCGTGATCGCCATTATGTGCACACTTGATATCAAGCTCACCATCGTATCAGTTATTATTTTTCCACTTTACGCTTTCGCCGTGAAGTATTTTTATGGACGACTTCGTAAGCTGACAAAAGAGCGTTCACAGGCGTTAGCTGAAGTACAAGGGCATCTTCATGAAAGAGTACAAGGAATGCCGGTGATTCGTAGCTTTGCGATTGAAGAGTATGAACAAGAGAATTTTCATGATGAAAACAAGAATTTTTTAAACAAAGCGATTAACCATACGAATTGGAATGCCAAGACATTCGCAGTTGTCAATACCATTACAGATATTGCGCCACTCTTAATTATTGCGTTTGCAGGCTATACCGTCATCAACGGATCGCTATCCATTGGCACAATGATAGCTTTCGTCGGCTATATTGACCGTATGTACAGTCCAATTCGGCGTCTCATTAACTCATCGACGACATTAACTCAGTCCATTGCGTCGATGGATCGAATATTTGAGTTTATTGATGAGCCGTACGAGGTGACAGATCGACCACATGCCAAGGAAGCCAATCATTTAAAGGGAGAAGTTGAATTTAAGAATGTGTCCTTTCGTTATGAAAATACGCAGGAAGAAATTTTACATAATATCTCATTGAAAGTAGAGCAAGGTCAGACCATTGCGCTAGTAGGAATGAGCGGCGGAGGGAAATCAACACTCGTCAGCTTAATCCCAAGATTCTATGACGTGACAAAAGGATCACTTGAAATGGATGGTATAGATATTAAAGAATACAAGGTAAGAAGTTTGCGAAATCATGTGGGGATGGTACTGCAAGATACCTTCTTATTTAGTGATACGATAAAAGAGAATATTGCCGTTGGAAATCCGGAAGCGTCTTTTGACGAAATCGTATCCGCTGCAAAAGCTGCAAACGCTCATCAATTCATCATGTCTCTTCCTGAAGGCTATGACACAAAGGTGGGTGAACGAGGCGTGAAGCTTTCAGGCGGGCAAAAACAACGGATTTCTATTGCCAGAGTTTTTCTCAAAAATCCGCCTCTGCTCATCTTGGACGAAGCAACGTCTGCCCTTGATTTAGAAAGTGAACACTATATTCAAGAAGCAATGCAAAAGCTAGCAAAGGATCGTACGACATTTATTGTTGCACACCGTCTGTCCACGATTACACATGCGGATCAAATTGTTGTCATGGAAAAAGGTGAGATTGTGGAAAAAGGGACACATGAAGAATTAATGAACCGAGGAGACAGCCACTATCGCCATCTATTTACCATTCAAACCTTAAATTAA
- a CDS encoding DUF402 domain-containing protein has translation MGYPKEGETIQIQSYKHNGLIHRIWNETTILKATELCIIGANDRTMVTESDGRTWMTREPAICYFHAKQWFNVIGMLRNDGVYYYCNISSPFATDEEAIKYIDYDLDVKVFPDMTYNILDEDEYADHKRKMNYPKEIDSILREHLNTLLHWIHQRKGPFAPEFVDMWYERFLRYTK, from the coding sequence ATGGGCTATCCCAAGGAAGGAGAAACCATCCAAATTCAAAGCTATAAACACAATGGCTTGATCCACAGGATTTGGAATGAAACCACCATTTTGAAAGCAACGGAATTGTGTATCATTGGTGCAAACGACCGAACAATGGTGACGGAATCCGACGGACGTACATGGATGACAAGAGAACCGGCCATTTGCTATTTTCATGCAAAACAATGGTTTAATGTCATTGGGATGCTTAGAAATGATGGGGTATATTATTACTGCAACATTAGCTCTCCTTTTGCTACAGATGAAGAGGCAATTAAGTATATTGATTACGATTTAGATGTCAAAGTCTTTCCGGACATGACGTACAATATTTTGGATGAGGATGAATATGCAGACCATAAGAGGAAAATGAATTATCCAAAAGAAATCGATAGTATCTTAAGAGAGCATCTGAATACATTACTGCATTGGATTCACCAGCGGAAGGGACCGTTTGCTCCAGAATTTGTGGATATGTGGTATGAACGTTTTTTGCGTTATACAAAATAA
- a CDS encoding YgaB family protein: protein MSHFDQLVKEQMKLMDHLLDVQGELDVCLEIKKRLLQEEKNEEWHKLDHQIKQKRDELQKVQTLFTKQTKQVINSYKQMEKSTTVM from the coding sequence ATGTCTCATTTCGATCAGCTTGTCAAAGAACAAATGAAACTCATGGACCACCTGCTAGATGTACAAGGAGAGCTAGATGTATGCTTAGAAATAAAAAAACGACTGCTACAAGAAGAAAAAAATGAGGAATGGCATAAGCTTGATCATCAAATCAAACAAAAACGTGACGAACTGCAAAAAGTACAAACATTGTTTACAAAACAAACAAAGCAAGTAATTAATTCATATAAACAGATGGAAAAGAGTACGACCGTCATGTAA
- the fabL gene encoding enoyl-[acyl-carrier-protein] reductase FabL has product MSQRKCALITGSSRGVGKAVARRLAEKGYDIVINYARSKKAALETAEEIEALGVKALVVKANVGQPEKIKDMFQQIDETFGRLDVFINNAASGVQRPIMELEENHWDWTMNINAKALLFCGQEAAKLMEKNGGGHIVSISSLGSIRYLENYTVVGVSKAALEALTRYLSVELSQKNIVVNAVSGGAIDTDALKHFPNREELLEDAKNNTPAGRMVEIKDMVDSVEFLVSGKADMIRGQTIIVDGGRSLLV; this is encoded by the coding sequence ATGAGTCAACGTAAATGTGCATTAATTACAGGAAGCAGCAGAGGTGTTGGAAAGGCAGTTGCCCGTCGCCTTGCTGAAAAAGGATATGACATCGTCATTAACTATGCGAGAAGTAAAAAGGCAGCACTAGAAACAGCTGAAGAAATCGAAGCATTAGGCGTAAAAGCGTTAGTTGTAAAAGCCAATGTCGGTCAGCCAGAAAAAATCAAAGACATGTTTCAACAAATTGATGAAACATTTGGCCGTTTAGATGTATTTATTAACAATGCGGCATCTGGTGTACAACGTCCAATTATGGAACTTGAGGAAAACCATTGGGACTGGACAATGAATATTAATGCAAAAGCCCTATTATTTTGCGGGCAAGAAGCGGCGAAACTCATGGAGAAAAACGGTGGTGGACATATCGTCAGCATTAGCTCACTAGGCTCCATTCGCTACCTTGAAAACTACACAGTAGTCGGCGTTTCAAAAGCAGCACTAGAAGCACTCACACGTTACTTATCCGTTGAGCTGTCACAAAAGAATATCGTCGTCAATGCCGTTTCAGGCGGTGCGATTGATACAGATGCACTTAAGCACTTCCCGAACCGAGAAGAGCTATTAGAAGATGCGAAAAATAATACCCCAGCAGGCCGTATGGTAGAAATTAAAGACATGGTCGACAGTGTAGAATTCCTTGTATCAGGCAAGGCAGACATGATCAGAGGACAAACCATTATTGTGGATGGTGGACGTTCTTTACTTGTTTAA
- the mutY gene encoding A/G-specific adenine glycosylase has translation MKEIQEKLDRKQIADFQHDLIDWYEKEKRTLPWRENQDPYRVWVSEVMLQQTRVDTVIPYFQRFMEQFPTVKDLALADEEKVMKAWEGLGYYSRVRNLQAAVKEVYESYGGVVPDTKEQFSKLKGVGPYTSGAVLSIAYNKPYPAVDGNVMRVISRILSIWDDIAKPKTRHIFEFAVDQLISREKPSEFNQGLMELGALICTPTSPACLICPVNMHCSAFEEGVQHELPVKSKKKKPAAKSMAAAVLFDEAGYLYIHKRPNTGLLANLWEFPNTETTKGRKTEKEQLLEFLEQKAGVQVQLGDLEGTIQHVFTHLIWNISVFFGTVNAVTDDTVLKKVTREEFESHALPVSHQKIWKMAVEQPSRI, from the coding sequence ATGAAAGAAATTCAAGAAAAGCTGGATCGTAAACAAATTGCAGATTTTCAGCACGATTTAATTGATTGGTATGAAAAAGAAAAACGGACATTACCTTGGCGTGAAAACCAAGATCCTTACCGCGTTTGGGTATCAGAAGTGATGCTTCAGCAAACGAGAGTGGATACGGTCATTCCTTATTTTCAACGGTTTATGGAGCAATTCCCTACTGTCAAAGACCTCGCTTTAGCAGATGAAGAAAAAGTCATGAAAGCATGGGAGGGTCTTGGCTACTACTCACGAGTGCGTAATTTACAGGCAGCTGTGAAAGAAGTATATGAATCCTACGGTGGCGTTGTCCCTGATACGAAAGAGCAATTTTCAAAGCTAAAGGGCGTAGGTCCTTATACAAGTGGAGCTGTTTTGAGCATCGCATACAACAAACCATACCCTGCTGTAGATGGTAACGTCATGAGAGTCATCTCACGTATCCTGTCGATATGGGATGACATTGCGAAACCGAAAACGAGACATATTTTTGAATTTGCAGTCGATCAGCTCATTTCCCGGGAAAAGCCGTCAGAATTTAATCAAGGGCTCATGGAGTTGGGTGCACTCATTTGCACTCCTACATCCCCAGCCTGTCTTATTTGTCCTGTGAACATGCATTGCTCGGCCTTTGAGGAAGGTGTTCAACATGAATTGCCTGTCAAAAGTAAAAAGAAAAAGCCTGCTGCCAAATCAATGGCAGCAGCTGTTTTGTTCGATGAGGCGGGCTATCTTTATATTCATAAGCGCCCCAATACAGGTCTGCTTGCGAACCTGTGGGAGTTTCCAAACACGGAAACCACCAAAGGGAGAAAAACGGAAAAAGAGCAGCTACTCGAATTTTTAGAGCAAAAAGCAGGCGTACAGGTTCAACTAGGTGATTTAGAAGGCACGATTCAACATGTATTTACCCATCTGATCTGGAATATATCCGTTTTCTTTGGGACCGTCAATGCTGTGACAGATGACACCGTACTGAAAAAAGTAACGAGAGAAGAATTTGAGTCACACGCTTTGCCGGTATCACACCAAAAAATTTGGAAGATGGCAGTGGAGCAGCCTAGTCGTATTTAA
- a CDS encoding metal-dependent hydrolase: MDTGTHVVMGISLGGLALLDPAVSADPEMAHAVMIATIAGSQAPDIDTVLKLKNNAVYIRNHRGFTHSIPAILVWSLLIPAVLFPFVPGANVLHLWLWTLLAVVLHVFVDIFNAYGTQALRPFSKKWVALGIINTFDPFIFFTHLVAIVIWAIGGHPGYTFLTLYVAIFCYYIVRVIMQLQLKRELRERFDEIEEIIISPTMKFRQWRIAVKCKSSFHVGRSMNGEIVILDTFNRVPVPDTKIMKIAKQDENISAFLSFSPVYRWEVDKYKDHYEVRFIDLRYRSKGHYPFVAICHIDMDHQIKNSYTGWIFSEEKLQKKLRLGSV, from the coding sequence TTGGATACTGGTACTCATGTAGTAATGGGCATTTCTCTTGGGGGACTTGCGCTTTTAGATCCAGCCGTTAGTGCAGATCCGGAAATGGCACATGCCGTTATGATTGCAACCATTGCTGGCTCCCAAGCACCAGATATTGATACTGTGCTAAAATTAAAAAATAATGCGGTTTATATACGAAATCACCGAGGATTTACCCATTCCATACCAGCTATACTGGTTTGGTCATTGCTTATTCCGGCTGTGCTGTTTCCATTTGTGCCGGGGGCGAATGTGCTTCATCTTTGGTTATGGACACTTCTTGCCGTTGTGCTTCATGTGTTTGTTGATATTTTTAATGCATACGGCACACAGGCCCTTCGTCCATTTTCGAAAAAATGGGTGGCGCTGGGGATCATTAACACATTTGATCCGTTTATCTTTTTCACCCATCTTGTGGCCATTGTCATTTGGGCGATTGGCGGGCATCCCGGCTATACGTTCTTAACGCTGTATGTGGCGATCTTCTGTTATTATATCGTCAGGGTGATCATGCAGCTTCAGCTTAAACGTGAGCTGCGTGAACGTTTTGATGAGATTGAAGAGATCATCATTTCGCCAACGATGAAATTCAGACAATGGCGCATTGCGGTCAAATGTAAATCGTCTTTTCATGTCGGTCGAAGCATGAATGGGGAGATCGTGATCTTAGACACATTTAACCGTGTGCCGGTCCCCGACACGAAAATTATGAAGATTGCTAAACAAGACGAAAACATTTCAGCCTTTCTGTCCTTCTCCCCTGTATACCGGTGGGAAGTAGATAAATACAAGGATCATTATGAGGTGCGGTTCATTGATTTGCGCTACCGCAGCAAAGGTCACTATCCTTTTGTCGCGATCTGCCACATCGACATGGACCATCAAATTAAAAATTCCTATACCGGCTGGATTTTCAGTGAAGAAAAACTGCAAAAAAAATTAAGACTCGGCTCTGTGTGA
- a CDS encoding YfhO family protein, whose product MKRKWMIIGICLILAILGHSFFLYEYANGRFMTGDGDGISQMLPFKKLLYDEYVKGNFFYSYQFGLGGGTYTQLGYYFTTSTVFMITVLVVWFMNTLHIIQSTDIHFWANAVIWLSVIKLTLILFIAYRVLRSIVQNQTGALTGAGIYGLSITYFRHQTFWEFFTDSMMWFPLLVLGVERIFKTGRPAWFIVACSLMLINNFYFAYIHFIFLAIYLVFRSLIKLRSEERGWKVIWTLAFSTLLSFGISAAFFIPSVYGFLNNLRPPYDQAIPWFELHDHLIFTSRVYLLPVVFLICLFLVPLYRNRWFFMFTSISTVLIIFHYSPKMASVFNGFSAPQYRFEYMLAFTVGAVVAITIKHVHQIEWKWKKRAVIGAWLVFILTVVLSERAMRHLDVVVFTGTGLLVISLFFLWTHAEKRQHLHLFSAVLLVSSLLTAGVYQKGYLSEISNIKEVSSAYMKSEAYAGQEQMKLIQQIQSREKDPLARIDWMNGVRNNTPLFEGFNGMSVYSSILNKHLLHFYWNDLQIDTGRESVSRYATMGDRNNLYSLTYGKYYMRNKMMPSPPAYFQPIMESEHYEVYENTRPLPFARTTSTVYSEESLQHVSALDREHAMLQGVILDKKGNAEIEHAPDRVKDTNIHTEQAVYENGVLDVYGETGGLNITLPDDMARSGDVYVSFYVKRTDRNEGFQLSVDQYVTSRKSNTSIYKTGVNEVTIRVPAEKILSIRVPKGTYEFRQLKLYQEPYRVLQQAYEKARKDNGNQQVKLHNNRFTISYDNKRGDDYMVIPVPYEQGWELTVNGQKTKIEKANYTFISFPIEKGKNEIVLTYYPPYIRILVLISLISLLVAIIYAWRKHKKR is encoded by the coding sequence ATGAAACGTAAATGGATGATCATTGGAATTTGTCTCATTCTCGCCATACTAGGCCATTCCTTCTTCTTATATGAATATGCCAACGGCCGATTCATGACAGGTGACGGAGATGGTATCTCACAAATGCTCCCATTTAAAAAGCTGCTTTATGACGAATACGTCAAAGGAAACTTTTTTTATTCTTATCAATTTGGTCTAGGCGGCGGGACATATACACAATTAGGTTATTATTTTACAACGTCGACTGTCTTTATGATCACTGTGCTCGTTGTGTGGTTCATGAATACGCTTCATATCATTCAGTCAACGGACATTCACTTCTGGGCAAATGCTGTTATTTGGTTAAGTGTGATCAAGCTGACGCTCATCCTCTTCATTGCCTATCGCGTGCTGCGATCCATTGTTCAAAATCAAACAGGAGCACTGACAGGAGCCGGTATATATGGATTATCCATTACATATTTCCGGCATCAAACATTTTGGGAGTTTTTCACAGACAGTATGATGTGGTTCCCCTTGCTGGTGCTTGGGGTTGAACGTATTTTCAAAACTGGCAGACCGGCTTGGTTTATTGTTGCGTGCAGTCTCATGCTGATCAACAATTTTTATTTTGCTTATATTCACTTTATTTTTTTGGCTATATACCTTGTGTTCAGATCTTTGATCAAGCTCCGCAGTGAGGAGCGTGGCTGGAAGGTGATATGGACCCTTGCTTTCTCAACGCTGTTATCCTTTGGAATCAGTGCCGCCTTCTTTATTCCATCAGTTTATGGCTTTCTCAATAATTTAAGGCCGCCGTATGATCAGGCGATTCCTTGGTTTGAACTGCATGACCACCTTATCTTTACAAGTAGGGTGTATTTACTGCCTGTGGTCTTTCTGATTTGTCTGTTCCTCGTTCCGCTTTATCGAAATCGGTGGTTTTTTATGTTCACATCGATTAGCACTGTGCTCATCATTTTTCATTACAGTCCGAAAATGGCAAGTGTGTTTAACGGTTTTTCTGCTCCTCAGTACAGGTTTGAATACATGTTGGCGTTTACAGTCGGTGCGGTCGTGGCCATCACCATCAAACATGTCCACCAGATCGAATGGAAGTGGAAGAAGCGGGCGGTGATAGGTGCATGGCTTGTGTTCATTCTCACAGTTGTCTTGTCAGAACGGGCTATGCGTCATTTGGATGTGGTTGTATTTACGGGAACGGGTCTTCTTGTCATCAGTCTTTTCTTCCTTTGGACACATGCTGAAAAACGTCAGCATCTTCATCTGTTTTCAGCAGTTCTGCTTGTATCAAGTCTACTTACAGCAGGTGTTTATCAAAAGGGATACTTATCTGAGATAAGTAACATAAAGGAAGTATCAAGTGCTTATATGAAAAGCGAGGCGTATGCTGGTCAAGAGCAAATGAAGCTCATTCAGCAAATTCAAAGCCGTGAGAAAGACCCGCTCGCCCGCATTGATTGGATGAACGGCGTTCGGAACAATACCCCATTATTTGAAGGTTTTAATGGCATGAGTGTGTATTCAAGTATTTTGAATAAGCACCTGCTGCATTTTTACTGGAACGACTTGCAAATTGATACGGGACGAGAAAGTGTCAGCCGCTATGCCACCATGGGAGACCGAAATAATTTATACAGCTTGACTTACGGCAAATATTATATGAGAAATAAAATGATGCCTTCACCGCCCGCCTATTTTCAGCCGATCATGGAAAGTGAGCATTATGAGGTGTATGAAAATACACGGCCGCTTCCATTTGCAAGAACAACGAGTACCGTCTATTCAGAAGAATCCCTACAGCATGTGTCAGCACTTGATAGAGAGCATGCGATGCTGCAAGGCGTGATTTTAGACAAAAAAGGAAATGCTGAAATCGAGCATGCGCCAGATCGAGTAAAGGATACAAATATTCATACGGAACAAGCCGTATACGAAAATGGTGTGCTTGATGTATACGGGGAAACGGGCGGCCTAAATATCACGCTGCCAGATGATATGGCCCGTTCAGGGGATGTGTATGTGAGCTTTTATGTGAAGCGCACCGACCGTAACGAAGGATTTCAGTTGTCTGTTGATCAATACGTCACTTCACGAAAAAGCAATACATCGATCTATAAAACAGGCGTAAATGAAGTCACCATTCGAGTGCCTGCCGAAAAAATTCTATCAATCCGAGTACCAAAAGGAACGTATGAGTTTCGACAATTAAAGCTATATCAAGAGCCTTACCGCGTCCTGCAACAAGCATATGAAAAAGCAAGAAAAGATAATGGAAACCAGCAAGTGAAACTCCATAACAATCGCTTCACCATCTCTTATGATAACAAGCGAGGAGATGATTATATGGTCATCCCGGTTCCGTATGAACAGGGATGGGAACTGACGGTGAATGGACAAAAGACGAAGATTGAAAAAGCCAACTACACATTTATCAGCTTTCCAATAGAAAAAGGCAAAAACGAGATTGTGTTAACCTACTATCCACCTTATATCAGAATCTTGGTTCTTATCTCTCTCATCAGTCTGCTTGTTGCGATCATCTATGCATGGAGAAAACACAAAAAGAGGTAG
- a CDS encoding glycosyltransferase family 2 protein has translation MKRELLSVIIPSYNEGENIRRIFEALEEEFRDFHYDYEIIFINDGSKDNTLQYMRELSHKSAKVKYISFSRNFGKEAAILAGLEHAKGEAAIIMDADLQHPTYLIREFVRGFEEGYDQVIAKRNRKGDSPIRSYLSSMYYKVMNKVVEVDLRDGVGDFRLISRKAIDALLQLKEGNRFSKGLFCWIGFEEKVIYYENVERQHGDTKWSLKKLFNYGIDGVISFNNRPLRICLYTGILILFLSLIYIVATFIQIVRTGIMVPGYFTIISAVLFLGGVQLLSLGVIGEYIGRIYYETKKRPHYLIQESNVTEEETSSKEQDRVLTQLFK, from the coding sequence ATGAAACGGGAATTGCTCTCTGTTATAATTCCTTCCTACAATGAAGGTGAAAACATCAGACGAATCTTTGAGGCACTTGAGGAAGAGTTTCGCGATTTTCATTATGATTATGAAATCATCTTTATAAATGATGGAAGCAAAGACAACACTCTTCAATACATGAGAGAGTTATCTCACAAGAGTGCAAAGGTCAAATATATTTCCTTTTCACGTAACTTCGGAAAGGAAGCAGCCATATTGGCTGGGCTCGAACATGCAAAGGGAGAAGCGGCGATCATTATGGACGCCGACCTGCAGCATCCGACGTATTTGATTCGAGAATTTGTCAGAGGGTTTGAGGAAGGGTATGATCAAGTCATTGCCAAACGGAACCGTAAAGGTGATAGTCCAATCCGTTCTTATCTATCATCCATGTACTATAAAGTCATGAACAAAGTCGTAGAAGTAGATTTGCGTGATGGCGTAGGTGATTTCCGCTTAATTTCACGCAAAGCAATCGACGCATTGCTTCAATTGAAAGAAGGGAATCGCTTTTCAAAAGGGCTTTTTTGCTGGATCGGTTTTGAAGAAAAAGTCATTTATTATGAAAATGTGGAAAGGCAGCATGGTGATACAAAATGGTCGCTGAAGAAATTATTTAACTATGGCATTGATGGCGTCATTTCTTTTAACAACCGCCCGCTGCGCATTTGCTTGTACACTGGCATACTGATCTTATTCCTCTCTTTGATTTATATTGTGGCTACCTTTATTCAAATCGTCAGAACAGGGATTATGGTACCAGGTTATTTCACTATAATATCGGCTGTACTTTTCCTCGGCGGTGTTCAGCTTTTGAGCCTAGGTGTGATTGGAGAATATATTGGCCGTATTTATTATGAAACAAAAAAAAGGCCTCATTATTTGATTCAAGAGTCAAATGTGACGGAAGAAGAGACAAGCTCAAAAGAACAAGACCGAGTGTTAACTCAGTTATTTAAATAA
- a CDS encoding YfhJ family protein, translated as MEQYFERLTEQLMEKNNMLTYDEARTWVELLWSDFETTYAKAGRKYKGQETTERIVQEWIESYGAQLHLFQNEKSKANEHLQNNKRLLH; from the coding sequence ATGGAACAATACTTTGAACGATTAACTGAACAACTCATGGAAAAAAATAATATGCTGACATATGACGAAGCACGCACATGGGTGGAGCTATTATGGAGTGATTTTGAAACGACCTATGCAAAAGCAGGGCGCAAGTATAAAGGGCAAGAAACGACAGAACGCATTGTGCAGGAATGGATAGAGAGCTATGGTGCTCAGTTGCATTTATTTCAAAATGAAAAATCGAAAGCAAACGAGCATCTGCAAAATAACAAAAGGCTACTCCACTAA
- a CDS encoding small, acid-soluble spore protein K translates to MRNKAKGFPNQVNHKYEGEPGATDALASKRPNGETNTRPQERMRASGKR, encoded by the coding sequence ATGCGCAATAAAGCAAAGGGGTTTCCAAATCAAGTGAATCACAAGTATGAAGGCGAGCCAGGGGCTACAGATGCTTTAGCATCTAAAAGACCAAATGGTGAGACGAACACACGTCCACAGGAACGTATGAGGGCATCAGGAAAACGCTAA
- a CDS encoding YpzG family protein, with the protein MSANGKSYMEDFVQLRTTAYPQPWANAKHSASQVNGETQQTQHDIVLQNNVRKQRSK; encoded by the coding sequence ATGAGTGCAAATGGTAAATCGTATATGGAGGATTTTGTTCAATTAAGAACAACAGCTTATCCCCAACCATGGGCGAATGCAAAGCATTCAGCCTCTCAGGTCAATGGAGAAACCCAGCAAACGCAGCACGACATCGTCCTTCAGAACAACGTCCGTAAGCAGCGCTCGAAGTAA